GGGGAAGGGGAGCGGTCTGCGCGTGTCCATCTTTTCGTTTGGCGGACACCTGGGCTTTGCGATCGGACCGGTCACCGCAGTGGCCATCGTCGGTGCCTTCACCCTGGAGGGCCTCTGGGTGGCGATGTTCCCCGGCATCCTGATCGGGCTCGCGACCCTGGCGTTTCTTCCTCGCCCGGTGCGAGGCCGCGTGCCGGTGCCGCCGCCCTCGCCGCGACAGGTCCTGCGCGCGCTCGCCGGCCCCCTCGGCCTGGTCTTCGGCATCAGCGCGCTGGGCGCCTTCGTCCAGCGCACCCTCCTGACCCTGTACCCCATCGTCGTCGACCAGACCGGCGGCTCGGAAGCTCTCGGGGCGGCTTCGCTCAGCGTCTACCTGGCACTTCAGGCGGGCGGGACCATCTTCGCCGGCCTGCTGACCGACCGGATCGACCGTACCCGCCTGCTGGCGGGGATTTGCATGCTTGCCGCCCCCGCGCACTTCCTGGCGGTCTACCTTCCTCCAGGGGGTGTCGCGGCCTTCATGGCTCTGGGTTTCGCGGGGCTGCTCAACATGGCCGTACTCCCGCCGACGGTGGTCATCGCCCAGGAGATCCTTCCCACCGGGGCCAGCATCGGCTCCGGAATCGTCATGGGACTGGCGTGGGGCGCGGGC
The genomic region above belongs to Gammaproteobacteria bacterium and contains:
- a CDS encoding MFS transporter, encoding MAASPPASSRSPASGRSALTVAVTLTVAHLANDAYVAFLHPLLPRLMDKLGLSIAAAALLSVILSLASSLPQPLMGYLADRVGRRWLVALGPIVSGIFLSLIGLAPTFGVLVALLTLGGLGSAFFHPPAVSLAGRVSEGKGSGLRVSIFSFGGHLGFAIGPVTAVAIVGAFTLEGLWVAMFPGILIGLATLAFLPRPVRGRVPVPPPSPRQVLRALAGPLGLVFGISALGAFVQRTLLTLYPIVVDQTGGSEALGAASLSVYLALQAGGTIFAGLLTDRIDRTRLLAGICMLAAPAHFLAVYLPPGGVAAFMALGFAGLLNMAVLPPTVVIAQEILPTGASIGSGIVMGLAWGAGALGVAFVGALGDVVGPREAALTVMPMFLLGAVLALHPALRPHARSGASAASRR